TCGTTGGTTAATGATCAGTTTTGGTAAAGTAGATGCGGAGCAGAGTACCAACAAGACAGGTATGTCTATGTCTAGAGTACCAAacctaaatatttttttaattttaagacCATTGCCAGTTTCCAATTTGAAAAACTGTATCAATTAATTCATGCTTTCCGGTGCAGTAATTTATGTAGTTAACTCATCCGTGACATCcttttgtaatttcataattcgCAGAATTGTGTGCTCAAGTGATTAGCGTGTTATATATACAGTAAATGTGTTAATCGTTGGTAATCACTTTGTTCTCTACCGAAAATAATCACTCTGTTATCTTCGGAGTAACAAGGACAATTTTCCCAACCCGAACACTAAACTGCACTGCATTCAGATTAGAAATtctaaaatacaataaaataaatCGAATAACGCAGGTAATTGAAGAACCTAGGTTTTATAATTCCAAAGAAAAATCGGCTTACCTCGGATAACGACGAAATGGAGAACAAAATTATAAGTTCAAGTTTCCACCAACACTAAGGTATGTTCTATGGAGATTTTTGAACCAGGAAATGAAATCGTTCAAAATAGAAATGAAGAATCGGAAAATTTCATTTGCAACAGTGTTATCTGGGACCCACAGGCCAACTCACCGATATTTATTTGCAACCTATCACGCCTAGAGATGGCAGCGGGTCCAGGACCCTACCCGGACCCTGTCGGACCCTTCTCTAAAATTAGGGTATGGGTCTTTATTTATAAggtaagggtagggtatgggcaTATGCTATTTTTTTTAGGGTAGCGGGTCTTAATTTTTCAGACCCgtaccctacccataccctactCGCGGACCCTTAAGACCCATACCCTATATTTAGACCCGcttaaattttgttatttttatgtacTTCACTTTTTTTGTAGGATCTTGATGATGAAGTAGATGATGATATGGACGATAACTACTACTAAAGTACTTAAATGATGCCTATTTATTAACATAAATGTTGTGTAGTTAAGAATGTGGGATTTGGTAACTTATGAGCTTCGTACTTTAAGATGTATTGTGTTTAAGGAAAGACAAGGATAATTTTTGAAGACtagctatttatttgttttaaaatgccTTATTAATAGTtgtttttgtattatttttgcataTTACATACAAAAAGGgaaataaaagttatagtttaACGCGGACCCGCATAAGACCCTAGAAACTACCCATGCCCTGTTGGACCCTATGGTAAGGGTCTTATAATTTtagaccctatagggtaagggtagggtatgAGCATATGTCAAAAAATTAGGGTCCGGGTCTGGGTATTACTAGACCCTACCCAGACCCTACCCATTGCCATCATTCACGCCTCATCTTCCCCCCTTTTTTCTCACCCCGCAccataattttctctctccataaTTTTCTCTATCCTCACCGCACCATAATTTTCTCCTTCAGCCGATAATCCCTAATTTCCTTCACTCTTtcgctctctctctcctccgatTGCGAGAGGTGTGATGAATTTGTCTATGGTTTCATCATGGAATTTTCAATTTATGGGTTTGTATTGATTCTGGGTTTATTTTTGTTGGGTATTTTGGCAACGAGCTTTTACTTTGCTAGTTGTAATAACTTCGACCAGATAACAATCGGGCCTACCAGCTTAAAGTTAATTACAAAGTGGATGAAGGGAATTCGAACATGAGACCTATTATACACTTATTCTTATATATTGCACAATCCTTGAGAATAATCTCGTTAATATTGTGcatgatagaaatttgaggacgcacgcgTAAGTTTTGATGGACCTGGATAACATAATAAAATTGCAATTTTATCATTGATAACATTATAAgaattgtacaacaatatttgcGAGAGCTCATGTCTCTCACTTATCTCTTTGGTAGAACTCTTGTTTCTACCCTCATATTTTGTGGGAGCCCTCTTGATTGACTCACCTCTCAACTTAGGCATACAACATATTCATAGTTGGTGTATCCtagtttctagatttttctacacttgtcatatatctagatttttcttaaGATAATTCTAGAAAATTTCCTACTAGATTTTTACAAACatattatctagatttttctagattaatattTCAACAGTGCATGCAACGTCCTTAATATTCTTGGGTGCATCGTATAATTTCACGTTATGTGTACTTTGCAactagttatttttttttaattttattttgagggGAGTTATTTCAATAACCTAGTCGTAGTTAATAATTCCATATTTTATCTTTTGGTGTCACtttaaaatgaaatttatttttttatgtctCGACTCTTGAGAATAATCCTTTAACTAGCGATGTATTTATTTATCTCAGTGGAACATATTTTTCTTTAAGGAGAAAGTCACAAAAGGGGAATGATGTATATCAGTATATATGATATGTTTCCATTTCTTGAGTAGCACCCAAGAAATGGAAACATATCAAACTTATTTTGATTATAAATtattggtcaacccttatttttcctgaacttatctaaacttattttttcatgaaataagtgaaaatgagTTGAACAGAACATAAATAAAACCTTAACTGTACTTATTTTGCTGAATAAAGATCGTTTTTCTTGTACTCCTACTTTAATTGATATTCACATGTGTTAGAGTGGAACATCAAATAACTAGCAGTATTGCAACACTATCATTTGTCCAAAGGACAACAATGTTGCATTTAGATTGATCTAAGTGTTCACAATGTTAGAATAATGCATCTAGCTAAACCAAATACTCCCTTCGTTTTTAAATCATTTCATCAATTTGATCTCATTTACTATTCATATACTAATAACTTTTACTTGCACTTTGACTTGTTCACAATTCCTAGCTAAGACCAATACGACTAAGGTTAATGCTCTATAATCTTTTCCACTTTGTGATTAGCTCTAGAGGGTTGCTTATAGGAAATCACTTATTGGTAATCATTCAACATgatactttattttaaagtCTAGATATACTATTCTTTACCCCAATAAAAATTATCATaaaaattcaatattttttgtcatttttgaGGAAAATATATCAAAATATTTCCATAAAATCTACGCTCATAAAAGATGAAGGAAATATAaagttgagattattatgaTAAAATTCGGGAATAATTATGGCAATCTAACTAGCTTTATACAAACTCGTGCAATACCAAAATTAAATAAGAACCAATCTAAGCAACTAAAGATGGTCGTGGGGCAGGCTTCGGGCCGAGCCCACGGGCCTAAACGGAGCGGGCCCAAGCTAGTCCCACTCTGCATCGTGCCGGGCCGAGCTGAAAAGTTCATAACAAGGCCCATACCCACGTGTTGTCGTGCCAGACCGAGTCAAACCGTCGTGCCTAAGTCTAATTAATTTTACTTaatttagcgtgctttgttGTATCGTTCTTTTCTCAAAAAATGCAGCCCATACCCATCCCACGACTTCGTGCTTATGCTGGGCCGTTCTTTTTCGTGCCCGTATCGTGCCGGACTTATTTTCGTGCGAGGTCCGACTTGACCCATAACCATCTTTACAAGCAACCAGGGCAAAACACGAGCTTTAGCAAGTCAATAATTGAGCGGTTGGCTGGCAATCTCAGTTTCACAGAAGAAGAGTCGAGTTCGAGTCACACTTTGCGGTGACATCCTTCGCCTTCCTTTCTCCCTCGATATTTCCTATTCCTATCTTTCCCCCTTTTTCTTCCCGCACcataattttctctttcctcgcCGCACTTTCTCTCTCCGCCGATAAGCCCTAATTTCCATCACTCTTTCACACCCTCTCTCCTCCGATTGCGAGAGGTTTGATGAACGTTTCTAGGGTTTCTACTTGCTGAATTTCAATTTGTAGATTAAACACAAACACAACCCCCTAACATTTTGCCaaataatttcaattaattgctcGTCGAACGGGTTTTCAAGCTTCGGAGCTGACGAATTTGCCGCAAAAGGTCCGCTTTTGCTATTAATTGCTCGCTGCTTCTCTCTCTTTCATTGTGTTTTTTTTAGTGAGTTACGATTTATATTCTCAGATCTGCATGATTTGCGATTTTgtgtaatttttttgttttagggttttgttttaggagtttcaattttcttatattcgtcggaaacagaaaaaaaataaaattgtttcTTGTTTTATCAGTCTTTGAATTGCTTATATTCTAAAGATATAGAATTAGGGTTATTGAGCATTGAGGTGTGATTTGAATTGATTTTCCGAGTTTGGGGATATCTTTGATTGAATTCATGGCTGCTAGAAGGCATGGGGGATACGACGAAATTGAATATAAGGACCGCAGCTCGGATAATGATACGTCAAGGCGAGATATAGCTTATACAAAGGGTGAATATGATAGAATTAGGAATGGTAATTCGATAAAGGATCGGGAGATGATAAGGAGTAGAGATACAGCTAGGGTTAGGCAGAGGGATATTAGGGAAAGGGAGCTTGCTAATGGTGGTGGTTACCGCTCATCTTCTAGTAGAAGTGATTCAGATGGAAGTGGGggtggtggtagtggtggtggagggggagggggaggaggaggaggaggagggccAAGGAGATGTGGGAATTCAACCAGGATTGCAGACCGTGAGCCTGGTGAGTTGTCGAGTGAGGATGGGTCTGAGGGTGCTATCGAGTCAGAATCACGGTTCGTAAAGGATAATGATGTGTCAAAGATGGATAATGGGGTTCAGTCCTCTCCTATGGATACCAAGAAAAGAAAGTTTTCTCCTATAGTATGGGATAGAGATGACAAGGGAGCTAAAGATGCATCAAAAAGCAGAGTTCTGTTGACTTCCGCTTCCCTTCCTCCTCAACCTGTTCGGAAATCGTACCAGCAGTTACCTGCCACAATGCCTGTTGAGAACAAGGAGGTATCTCCTGTTAAAAGTGACGAGCCCCTTGAAGATTTAGAAGTTTCTCTTGTTGATGCCTCTATGGAACAGGATCGTTCAGAAGATATTGTATCTGGGTCTCCTGCAGGACAGCACGTTTCACCATCTCAGGAGAGACAGTGGGGGAATGGAGGAGAGGTTAAGCAGGTAGAAGATGAGGACTACATTCCCACTAGGCACATATCAGCCTCGAGGTGGGCAGGTGATGCTAATTCTCCTGCCGACGAAGGTGAAATTTATGATGATGAGATTATgcgaaaaaagaggagaaagatgCCTTCTTCTGAGTTTCTAGATACTAGGAGGAACAAGAAGTCATCTAGTCCAGAAGCCGGAGATGGTGCAAGAGATATTTCTGATGTAGCTAAGGGAAGATCATCAGATTCTGATGGAAGCATGCGAAGTAGACCTTCCAGTGGAGATCGTGGTCTCCGAAATGATGAGGACAGGGAGGATCATATGGAGGTGGATGATAGATATGATGACACTGACTCTAGCCTTAGCCCCAGAAGAGCTGATTCTGATTCCGATGATTATTCTAGTGAAACACCTGAACCTCCAGCTGCTCCTAAGAGAACTGTGAATATGCTTCAGGGTTGTAGAAGCGTGGACGAGTTCGAAAGACTGAATAAGATAGATGAAGGAACCTATGGTGTAGTTTACAGAGCTAGAGATAAGAAGACTGGAGAAATTGTAGCTTTGAAAAAGGTAAAGATGGAGAAGGAAAGGGAAGGCTTTCCATTGACTTCTCTGAGGGAAATTAACATTCTTTTATCATTGCACCACCCGTCAATTGTTGATGTCAAGGAAGTAGTAGTTGGAAGCAACCTTGATAGTATCTTTATGGTAATGGAATACATGGAGCATGATCTTAAAGCGCTTATGGAGACCATGAAACAGCCATTTAGTCAGAGTGAAGTTAAATGCCTCATGCTTCAGTTATTAGATGGTATAAAGTATCTTCATGATAATTGGGTCCTTCATCGTGATTTAAAGACATCAAATTTGCTTATGAACAACCAGGGTGAGTTGAAGATATGTGACTTTGGATTGGCTCGTCAATATGGGAGTCCGTTGAAGCCATATACTCATTTGGTTGTCACACTTTGGTACAGGTGAGCAGAAATTCCACTTCTTGTATGTAAGTACTAATATCTGTCAACTCGGtgtagcctttttatttattttggcggAGTATCTCTTTTTCATgctctttttttttgggtggAGGCTACTTTTACATTTCCCTCCCTTTTCGAATCTATCAACTTAAGTGAACTTTTTACTAAAACATATATGTTGGTATATGCTTTTCCAGTGATATGCATTTGGATGCTTTTAAATATGACTTACACCTGATTATCTTGTTCCCTGTCCTCTATCATAGTGTTTCGATACAGTACAATTTATAGCGTCATGCTTTCAACTGTTACTTCTTGGTTGTATTTATTCTGAGATTTTTTCTAGCAAACTTGTGTGCAGTTTGTCATTCGCAGTTAAGTAGTTTTTCAAAGTTTGAGGTTTAGATCTTCCATGACAATTGCCCTTGGATATATATGAGGGTTAGATCTCAAATAtgctttttttgtttcttttgcaGGTCACCAGAGCTTCTGTTGGGCGCAAAAGAGTATTCAACAGCGATTGATATGTGGTCACTTGGATGCATTATGGCTGAGCTGTTGTCGAAGGAGCCTCTTTTTAATGGCAAAACAGAATTCGATCAGCTTGACAAGGTACATCCATTTGTTGAAAAGTATGTACTTCAGAATTTGATCTGCTTATAAGTTAGATGTTTGTAGAATGTTAGCTAGGGATGTTAGTTGTTTCATTTTTATGTAGttggtgattttttttcctGTCTTTTCTTTTACACAGATATTCAGGATTCTTGGCACACCAAATGAGACAATCTGGCGTGGTTTTTCCAAGTTGCCTGGCGTGAAGGTCAATTTTGTGAAGCACCAGTAAGTTTTTCGTAAACTACCTTTAAGCTTTGTATATATTTGCATCGGTTTTCTTATTCTTTGCGCTCTTTTCCCAGGCGTCCAGCTTTGGGTGATTCTGCTCTGGCTTTCTGGCCTCATTGGTACACTTATTGTAACAAGGGTACATACTTTTGTAATGATTAACTATTCGACTGCCTTTTTCAGGTACAACCAGTTGCGCAAGAAATTTCCAGCTACATCATTTACAGGGTCCCCCGTCCTCTCAGATGCTGGATTTGACTTGCTTAACAGTCTTCTAACTTATGATCCTGAAAAGGTATGTGCTTCATTGTGGAAAACATTATGCTCTTGCTTGGTTGCCGTAATTATTCCTCATTGTAGTTGTCTAATGGCTGCAGCGTATCACTGCTGATGCTGCCTTAAAACATGAATGGTTTCGTGAAGTTCCTCTACCCAAGTCTAAGGAGTTCATGCCTACATTTCCTGCTCAACATGCGCAAGACAGGTATCTTAATTCCAAAAATTTATAGTTCATCTTGACTGCTGTTCTTTGGCTGTTATTGTAGTGTTACTCTTTTCTAATGCTTATGGGATTTGCAGGCGCGTGCGCAGGGTTCTGAAAAGCCCTGATCCTTTGGAAGAGCAGCGAAGAAAGGAGTTGCAGCATCCAGAATTGGGGACTGGGGGCTTATTTGGGTAGTAACCTAGGCCCTAGTGAAGACTTTTGCGCTCCATGATTTTGTCATTGCCAACAAATGGACATGCATGAGGTGAGAGATGGATTCAACACAACTTGCTAAAAAAGGCTTGTGAGACTGTCATTCATGCTGTTTTTTAGCAGGCATGTCTGATGAAAGGAATGGAGGAATATATTTTTTTGCCTATGCCACAAGATCTGTAGCAGTCAAATATATTTTCCAGCTTTGGTGATAGGGTGCATCATAACAGTCCATCACAAGGTGTGGCATAATGGCTTTTCTTTTTAGAAAAAAATGAGATTCAGCTGAATCATGTGTATGTAAAGTATTCCAATTTGGAACATTGTAAACAATTCTCTTAGAATCTGGTTTTGAATACCAAACTACTATGGATTTGTCTCAAATATCTTATTCTGCATGATTTaattttggaattgtgtttgcaAGAGATGGTTGGTGTAAAGCGGAGGAGACGTTCTTTGATTTTCATTGACGACCACTTTACAAATTAGAGAAGAGGTAATGTGCTATCTAGTACCTGTGATTTTAACTGGGGCCTGAGGTCTGTTGTGCTTCGTGTGTGGGTACTTCCTGCTAAAGCACGTTTGTTATCAATTGCACATAGGAATACTGGTGTACGTTATTTGGGGGTTAATTTATTCATCTATATCTGGGGGTCTCATGCTGTTTTCTCTTCTGAGGATTTATTTGTTTTGCAGCTATATGTTGACTGAAAGGTAGAAGGTATTTGAGGGGATCACTCATGTAGTCATGTGTATGTTAGTGGGTGCAGTAAGCTTACCAGAACTCATTAGTATCTACTTGTGTAACCTGTAGTCTGGATTATCATTTTGACCCTATACAAAGCTTAAAGACTCCCTACCATAAAATAACTGACATGAATAATAACCAGACTTTTTGTTCACTTCTTTTATGGTTGATTTAGGAATTTCCAGCACTGTTATTGTGTGCAATTGTTTTTGGTATACTAAATTGTTGTATGTTGTGAGGATTAGGAACATAATGTCTGCTGTAATGAGTCAGCTGAAGCTAATGCATCTAGTGAATGTCATCAAAACAATTCTAGCTGTAGGTGATGGATATTGATAAATGCATAAAGCTGGTCTTGGAGGTCTGGTTTTTTTAAAATGTCAATGTTGGTTTGAATTTTATTTGTATAGATACAGGTATCGTGAATGTTAGAAGTTGGTTCATGTGGTTCTTTGTAGCAGAAGTTATTATGTGCTCTAAAGTTAGAGACTTGTTGTTTATAAGTACTACATAGTGATTAAGATATGTTCCTGCAAGTTTTTATTAGCCGAGGTAGTCCGTACCTTTAATTATCAAAGTTCTATTTTAGCTCCGTGTTGCCAGTGTCCTGcatttttttactttattttcctGTTAGTATAGTATATTAATTCTATAAACTAAATGAAGTTGGTCTTGAAGGTCTGGGTTTTTTTCCCCATCAATTTGTGGCCAAATAATATAAATTCATGATGATAGCTCCTGAATTTTTATGACTTTGCGAATGTCACTGCAGTACTAAAGCCAGCAGGTTGAGGAGGTAGAATATCCAATTGTATTTTGGTTCTTCACAAAATGTATAGCTCCAGCCCATTAGAGGTACCTTACAACTCTCATGTTTCCATTTACATTTCCCTCATGGTAACATTTGTTTAGCTTCTTCTTTGGAGATAGTGCTTTAAAAGTATCAATGCTGGTGAGTGATGAGGTTACTTTGAGATTAGTTTTTGAGAAAATGATGATTACTTAGTTATTAGTATCTTCTGACTGAATTAGAAGAATTTCTGTAAGTCGGTTGTTCTTTGGATTTGCCTTAAATCAAGCATGAAAACTATAGAATTCCATGTGTTAATAAATGTGGGTCGTTATTGTTAGCAGTATGCTGCTGATTGTGTAGTTGTGTACTATTACTGGATTTGCCTTCAATCAAGCATGAAAAACTACAGAATTCCATGTGTGAACAAATATGGTTCATAAATGTTAGCAGTATGCTGCTGATTGTGTACTTGTGTGAATAGCTGCCAACGGATGTGACGACTCCTTGCCTGTATGAAAGTGTGAAACTTCTTTTTGACATGTAAATGCTGATATGAATTAGAAATTTGGGATGATTGTTATTCTTTCTGTCTTGTTTGTGGTGATGCAGTAAGACATACATCAGTTAGTTAATTTTATGTGTCATCGAGTGAATCCTGTATACCTTTGATGTTGCTACTATATTTCCGGCATCAATGTTAGAAGCAAGCATGGGTTGAGCCAGGTTTAGTCTAGTATTAATAGATTGTTACTTTCTGGTTGAAATGTATGTTCCTTACATTTTTATTACAATTTTACGAACCCATAAGAGGAAAAAGAACCAATAGATGTCAAAGAAAACCTATGACCCAAATAACTTGAGATTTTCCTTGCTCACCATCAGTTTCCTGTTTTTGCTAGGATCCCATGACTTTTGTGCTTGCCTTAAATTCAGTTCAATATtgtgattttatttatttattttggtctATATTTGCAATTACCTAGTCAATTAAATCCCATATGTCCTGTTTTCATgctaaacataaaattgttcCTCAATTCAAAGTGTCGTTGACTCACTGGACTGTTAAGTAGGATGGTCTTTTGTGTAATAACTCCTCCCTCGCTTTATTTAAGAACTGAACaagggttcctctggtgttaattaattgattatgcTTGTGTTCTCCCTTGGCTTAATTGCTCGATCATCTGCTGGAGGCCCTTTATTTCTTCACAAGTTCTGGACTTCTGGTTCTCTATCTTCTGTTTTAGTGAGAACTCACACGACCCTCTTTCTACGGTTTCTTCATAATTACATACATTTTGTTGTCCTTCCTAAAAAGTTCAGTAAATTATATTTATCCAAGGTATGTATGTGTTATTATGTATTAtctccttttttcttctttttcttcttctaggTATTTTCCTTCAATTATGTCTGATTATGTGAGATCTCAATGTTTCGTTTGCCTTGGTGGTGTACTTCCTTCTCCCTTTTTGACGATTTGTTATTCGTTGGGTTTTATTTGTGTGTGCTGCGTGTGTTGCGGAACGTTATGCATCGCACCCGCATGTCTTGCACTGGTAGGGGCCTGTCATTTTTCACCTGATGGACTTTTAGTTACTACTGTGTATGGTACAAGTCTTTGTTGCTAATAGGGTAtttataatagttttgtgttcTTAAATTTTTGAATGTTTCGTTAATAAAGTTGGATTTCTGGTGACCTTGTTGGTAGTTTAGGACTGCTAGGGCCTGATGGTTGTTTGTTGGAATTGTATTATGTTAAAAATACTTTGTAATAGTTCAGTCTGGTTCTTCTTTGATTACTGCGGAGTCGAGTACTCCGTAGTTACTTGTTGTGAATGGTTCTTTTTAATTACCTTGGGATGTTGCACCGGAATCTTAACGATGTGCTATGGACTAAAGATGGatgtgggccgggccgggccggcACAAGACCCGAACTAACCCGACACGAAAAGCATGACCCGGAACATGCACAAAGTTGTGGGCTGTGGATCAGGCCTGGGTTGCATGTTTTGGAAAAAGCACAACAGGGCACGACACGGCTCAACTTGACACGACAAAGTATGCTAAATTTAGTAGAATTAGGCTGAGACACAACGTCGTGGCCTGGCCTGGCCTGGCATAGCCCATGGCTCCTGTTTTGAATTTTTCAGCCTGACCTGGTATGATGCAGAGTGGG
This sequence is a window from Spinacia oleracea cultivar Varoflay chromosome 1, BTI_SOV_V1, whole genome shotgun sequence. Protein-coding genes within it:
- the LOC110794030 gene encoding cyclin-dependent kinase G-2 isoform X2, with the translated sequence MIRSRDTARVRQRDIRERELANGGGYRSSSSRSDSDGSGGGGSGGGGGGGGGGGGGPRRCGNSTRIADREPGELSSEDGSEGAIESESRFVKDNDVSKMDNGVQSSPMDTKKRKFSPIVWDRDDKGAKDASKSRVLLTSASLPPQPVRKSYQQLPATMPVENKEVSPVKSDEPLEDLEVSLVDASMEQDRSEDIVSGSPAGQHVSPSQERQWGNGGEVKQVEDEDYIPTRHISASRWAGDANSPADEGEIYDDEIMRKKRRKMPSSEFLDTRRNKKSSSPEAGDGARDISDVAKGRSSDSDGSMRSRPSSGDRGLRNDEDREDHMEVDDRYDDTDSSLSPRRADSDSDDYSSETPEPPAAPKRTVNMLQGCRSVDEFERLNKIDEGTYGVVYRARDKKTGEIVALKKVKMEKEREGFPLTSLREINILLSLHHPSIVDVKEVVVGSNLDSIFMVMEYMEHDLKALMETMKQPFSQSEVKCLMLQLLDGIKYLHDNWVLHRDLKTSNLLMNNQGELKICDFGLARQYGSPLKPYTHLVVTLWYRSPELLLGAKEYSTAIDMWSLGCIMAELLSKEPLFNGKTEFDQLDKIFRILGTPNETIWRGFSKLPGVKVNFVKHQYNQLRKKFPATSFTGSPVLSDAGFDLLNSLLTYDPEKRITADAALKHEWFREVPLPKSKEFMPTFPAQHAQDRRVRRVLKSPDPLEEQRRKELQHPELGTGGLFG
- the LOC110794030 gene encoding cyclin-dependent kinase G-2 isoform X1 gives rise to the protein MAARRHGGYDEIEYKDRSSDNDTSRRDIAYTKGEYDRIRNGNSIKDREMIRSRDTARVRQRDIRERELANGGGYRSSSSRSDSDGSGGGGSGGGGGGGGGGGGGPRRCGNSTRIADREPGELSSEDGSEGAIESESRFVKDNDVSKMDNGVQSSPMDTKKRKFSPIVWDRDDKGAKDASKSRVLLTSASLPPQPVRKSYQQLPATMPVENKEVSPVKSDEPLEDLEVSLVDASMEQDRSEDIVSGSPAGQHVSPSQERQWGNGGEVKQVEDEDYIPTRHISASRWAGDANSPADEGEIYDDEIMRKKRRKMPSSEFLDTRRNKKSSSPEAGDGARDISDVAKGRSSDSDGSMRSRPSSGDRGLRNDEDREDHMEVDDRYDDTDSSLSPRRADSDSDDYSSETPEPPAAPKRTVNMLQGCRSVDEFERLNKIDEGTYGVVYRARDKKTGEIVALKKVKMEKEREGFPLTSLREINILLSLHHPSIVDVKEVVVGSNLDSIFMVMEYMEHDLKALMETMKQPFSQSEVKCLMLQLLDGIKYLHDNWVLHRDLKTSNLLMNNQGELKICDFGLARQYGSPLKPYTHLVVTLWYRSPELLLGAKEYSTAIDMWSLGCIMAELLSKEPLFNGKTEFDQLDKIFRILGTPNETIWRGFSKLPGVKVNFVKHQYNQLRKKFPATSFTGSPVLSDAGFDLLNSLLTYDPEKRITADAALKHEWFREVPLPKSKEFMPTFPAQHAQDRRVRRVLKSPDPLEEQRRKELQHPELGTGGLFG